From Streptomyces yatensis, one genomic window encodes:
- a CDS encoding alpha-mannosidase, which yields MHDERRRIEDRVQRVLTQRVQPAVHSASVPFTIEAWQAPDEPVPFAEAAQAPYEPFTTGTPWGPPWGTTWFKVHGEVPAAWAGKRVEAVFDLGFVGDWPGNQAEALVHTPGGAPLKAVNPQNQYVPVAHPAEGGEQVSYLIEAASNPDILANDFSRPTPLGDKLTAGRAPLYTFARADLAVLDGQVWHLGLDLTVLRELMLELSEHDPRRHEIAHALDRALDRLDLEDISGTATDVRDALRGVLERPANASAHTLSAVGHAHIDSAWLWPIRETKRKTSRTFSNVTALAEEYPEFIFACSQAQQYAWVKEHYPQVWDRIHEAVRGGQWAPVGGMWVEADGNLPGGEALARQLIHGKRFFLDEFGIETKGVWLPDSFGYNACFPQLARLAGNEWFLTQKLSWNQTNKLPHHTFWWEGIDGSRVFTHFPPVDTYNAEFSGQEMAHAVRNYQDKGRGTRSLAPFGHGDGGGGPTREMMERARRLANLEGSAKVVIEHPDDFFAAARAEYPDAPVWTGELYLELHRATYTSQARTKQGNRRSEHLLREAELWSTAAALHADHPYPYERLDRLWKTVLLHQFHDILPGSSIAWVHREAEAEYARVAAELTELTAEAMAALSGTASPGSGARVFNTSPRPRAEVVAVPAGTAEGQPLADGTVAVFARVPASGAAPLTAAAAAAPEPVTVTGGRVLDNGLVRVELAEDGTLASVRDLVAGREVLAPGAAGNLLRLHSDLPNYWDAWDIDKHYRQRWTDLLEADAVTVAEEGPLLGALRVQRAFGKDDRSRIVQTITVRAGSRRIDFATEIDWHEAEKILKAAFPIDIHADRSTAEIQFGHVHRPTHTNTSWEAARFEVYGHRWVHVAEPGYGVAVLNDSTYGHDVARTTHETGEGTGGTTTTVRLSLVRAPRVPDPEADQGIHRLTYALLPGATVEDAIAEGYALNLPLRVADSGAAVAPVVTTDGPAAVVEAVKLADDRSGDVVVRLYESLGGRTRTTLRPGFTHSGATVTDLLERPLTEVQDAPSTDADGNVTVNLRPFQILTLRLKRS from the coding sequence ATGCATGACGAACGCCGCCGCATCGAGGACCGCGTCCAGCGCGTCCTCACCCAGCGCGTCCAGCCCGCCGTCCACTCGGCCTCCGTGCCCTTCACGATCGAGGCGTGGCAGGCGCCCGACGAACCGGTGCCCTTCGCCGAGGCGGCACAGGCGCCGTACGAGCCCTTCACCACCGGGACCCCCTGGGGCCCGCCCTGGGGCACCACCTGGTTCAAGGTCCACGGCGAGGTCCCCGCCGCGTGGGCGGGCAAGCGCGTCGAGGCCGTCTTCGACCTCGGCTTCGTCGGCGACTGGCCGGGCAACCAGGCCGAGGCACTGGTCCACACCCCGGGCGGCGCCCCGCTCAAGGCGGTCAACCCGCAGAACCAGTACGTGCCGGTGGCGCACCCCGCCGAGGGCGGCGAGCAGGTCTCGTACCTCATCGAGGCCGCCTCCAACCCCGACATCCTCGCGAACGACTTCAGCCGACCGACCCCGCTCGGCGACAAGCTCACCGCCGGCCGCGCCCCCCTCTACACCTTCGCCCGCGCCGACCTGGCCGTACTGGACGGGCAGGTGTGGCATCTGGGCCTGGACCTCACCGTGCTGCGCGAGCTGATGCTGGAGCTGAGCGAGCACGACCCTCGCCGCCACGAGATCGCCCACGCCCTGGACCGCGCCCTGGACCGGCTGGACCTGGAGGACATCTCCGGCACCGCCACCGACGTGCGCGACGCCCTGCGCGGTGTGCTGGAGCGCCCCGCCAACGCCAGCGCCCACACCCTCTCGGCCGTCGGCCACGCGCATATCGACTCCGCCTGGCTGTGGCCCATACGCGAGACCAAGCGCAAGACCTCGCGCACCTTCTCCAACGTCACGGCGCTCGCCGAGGAGTACCCGGAGTTCATCTTCGCCTGCTCGCAGGCGCAGCAGTACGCCTGGGTCAAGGAGCACTACCCCCAGGTCTGGGACCGCATCCACGAGGCCGTGCGAGGCGGGCAGTGGGCGCCGGTCGGCGGCATGTGGGTGGAGGCCGACGGCAACCTGCCCGGCGGCGAGGCCCTGGCCCGCCAGCTCATCCACGGCAAGCGCTTCTTCCTGGACGAGTTCGGCATCGAGACCAAGGGTGTGTGGCTGCCCGACTCCTTCGGCTACAACGCCTGCTTCCCGCAACTGGCCCGGCTGGCCGGGAACGAGTGGTTCCTGACCCAGAAACTCTCCTGGAACCAGACCAACAAGCTGCCCCACCACACCTTCTGGTGGGAGGGCATCGACGGCTCCCGGGTCTTCACCCACTTCCCGCCGGTGGACACCTACAACGCCGAGTTCTCCGGCCAGGAGATGGCCCACGCCGTACGCAACTACCAGGACAAGGGGCGTGGCACCCGCTCCCTGGCACCCTTCGGGCACGGCGACGGGGGCGGCGGGCCCACCCGCGAGATGATGGAGCGGGCGCGCCGGCTGGCCAACCTGGAGGGCTCCGCGAAGGTCGTCATCGAGCACCCCGACGACTTCTTCGCCGCCGCCCGGGCCGAATACCCCGACGCCCCGGTGTGGACCGGCGAGCTCTATCTGGAGCTGCACCGCGCCACCTACACCTCACAGGCCCGCACCAAGCAGGGCAACCGGCGCAGCGAGCACCTGCTGCGCGAGGCTGAGCTGTGGTCGACGGCCGCCGCGCTGCACGCGGACCACCCCTACCCGTACGAGCGGCTCGACCGGCTGTGGAAGACGGTGCTGCTCCATCAGTTCCACGACATCCTGCCGGGCTCGTCGATCGCCTGGGTGCACCGCGAGGCGGAGGCGGAGTACGCGCGGGTGGCCGCGGAGCTGACCGAACTCACCGCGGAGGCCATGGCCGCGCTGAGCGGCACCGCATCGCCCGGATCCGGTGCGCGGGTGTTCAACACCAGCCCCCGTCCGCGCGCCGAGGTCGTCGCCGTCCCCGCGGGCACGGCCGAGGGCCAGCCGCTGGCGGACGGCACCGTCGCCGTCTTCGCGCGGGTGCCGGCCTCCGGCGCCGCCCCGCTGACCGCGGCCGCGGCCGCAGCCCCGGAGCCCGTCACCGTCACCGGCGGCCGCGTCCTGGACAACGGCCTGGTCAGGGTCGAACTCGCCGAGGACGGCACGCTCGCCTCGGTACGGGACCTGGTGGCCGGCCGTGAGGTCCTGGCCCCCGGCGCCGCGGGCAACCTCCTGCGACTCCACAGCGACCTGCCCAACTACTGGGACGCCTGGGACATCGACAAGCACTACCGGCAGCGCTGGACCGATCTGCTCGAGGCCGACGCGGTCACCGTCGCCGAAGAGGGCCCGCTGCTCGGCGCCCTGCGCGTGCAGCGCGCCTTCGGCAAGGACGACCGCTCGCGCATCGTCCAGACCATCACCGTCCGCGCGGGCAGCCGCCGTATCGACTTCGCGACCGAGATCGACTGGCACGAGGCCGAGAAGATCCTCAAGGCCGCCTTCCCCATCGACATCCACGCCGACCGGTCGACCGCCGAGATCCAGTTCGGCCACGTCCACCGCCCGACCCACACCAACACCAGCTGGGAGGCGGCCCGTTTCGAGGTCTATGGCCACCGCTGGGTGCATGTCGCCGAGCCGGGCTACGGCGTGGCGGTCCTCAACGACTCGACCTACGGGCACGACGTGGCCCGCACCACCCACGAGACGGGCGAGGGCACCGGCGGCACGACGACCACCGTCCGGCTCAGCCTGGTGCGCGCCCCGAGGGTGCCCGACCCCGAGGCCGACCAGGGCATCCACCGCCTCACCTACGCCCTCCTGCCCGGCGCGACCGTCGAGGACGCGATCGCCGAGGGCTACGCGCTCAACCTCCCGCTGCGCGTCGCCGACTCCGGCGCGGCCGTGGCGCCGGTCGTCACCACGGACGGCCCGGCCGCCGTCGTCGAGGCGGTCAAGCTCGCCGACGACCGCTCGGGCGATGTCGTGGTGCGGCTCTACGAATCGCTCGGCGGCCGTACCCGCACCACCCTGCGCCCCGGCTTCACCCACAGCGGCGCCACCGTCACCGACCTGCTGGAACGCCCGCTCACCGAGGTCCAGGACGCGCCGAGCACCGATGCGGACGGCAATGTCACGGTGAATCTGCGCCCCTTCCAGATCCTGACCCTGCGGCTGAAGAGGAGCTGA
- a CDS encoding extracellular solute-binding protein, with product MHLSRRALLYAGLATTATAALGGTTAGCSVPNGSTGRNMTLWYWTGGLSDKVVADAKKRFTDVSLKPAQIGGYFKSKLLTTMTGRAYVPDITGLKGEDMASYLPNAEQFIDLRTLGAEKLKDQYLPWKWAEGIAPDGSMIGFPIDTGPVAHYFMPEVFDRAGLPTDPADVGKEMDTWEKYLAAGERLKKKVRGAHMVIDALTIYQYMIAQGTRRYVDEERRFIGDHEHVRRAWNMAIDAYERGLCSRYQSGTPDGNAAIENGLLPSQIGASWVAGDLKLTVPKTKGKWRVAALPGGPANNGGSFLAITKSCRKPERAFEILTWLLNADNQTRGFTDATLFPSTPASYQQEAMRAPDPFFGGQTTIDVFGPTAEKIPIAYHSPYDYPLDQAVSDELRNVNALGKDPRRAWKDAMAKCRRIADHLGVQT from the coding sequence GTGCACCTCTCGCGAAGAGCACTGCTGTACGCGGGCCTCGCCACCACGGCGACCGCGGCGCTCGGCGGCACCACGGCAGGCTGCTCGGTTCCGAACGGCTCGACCGGCCGGAACATGACCCTCTGGTACTGGACCGGCGGACTGAGCGACAAGGTCGTGGCGGACGCCAAGAAGCGCTTCACCGATGTCTCGCTCAAACCCGCCCAGATCGGCGGCTACTTCAAGTCCAAGCTGCTGACCACGATGACCGGGCGCGCCTACGTACCCGACATCACCGGTCTCAAGGGCGAGGACATGGCCTCGTACCTGCCGAACGCCGAGCAGTTCATCGATCTGCGCACGCTCGGCGCGGAGAAACTCAAGGACCAGTACCTGCCGTGGAAGTGGGCCGAGGGCATCGCTCCCGACGGGAGCATGATCGGCTTTCCCATCGACACCGGCCCGGTCGCCCACTACTTCATGCCCGAGGTGTTCGACCGGGCGGGGCTGCCGACCGATCCGGCGGACGTCGGCAAGGAGATGGACACCTGGGAGAAGTACCTGGCGGCCGGTGAGCGGCTGAAGAAGAAGGTCCGTGGCGCGCATATGGTCATCGACGCGCTCACGATCTACCAGTACATGATCGCGCAGGGCACCCGGCGCTACGTCGATGAGGAACGGCGCTTCATCGGCGACCACGAGCATGTGCGCCGCGCCTGGAACATGGCGATCGACGCGTATGAGCGCGGCCTGTGCTCCCGGTACCAGTCCGGCACCCCGGACGGCAACGCGGCCATCGAGAACGGCCTGCTGCCCAGCCAGATCGGCGCCTCCTGGGTGGCCGGCGACCTCAAGCTGACGGTGCCCAAGACCAAGGGGAAGTGGCGGGTGGCCGCCCTGCCCGGCGGCCCGGCCAACAACGGCGGCTCCTTCCTGGCGATCACCAAGTCCTGCCGGAAGCCCGAGCGGGCCTTCGAGATCCTCACCTGGCTGCTGAACGCGGACAACCAGACCCGCGGTTTCACCGACGCCACCCTCTTCCCGTCCACCCCCGCCTCGTACCAGCAGGAGGCGATGCGCGCGCCGGACCCGTTCTTCGGCGGCCAGACCACCATCGATGTCTTCGGCCCCACGGCCGAGAAGATCCCGATCGCTTACCACAGCCCGTACGACTACCCCCTGGACCAGGCGGTCTCCGATGAACTGCGCAATGTGAACGCCCTGGGCAAGGATCCCCGCCGGGCGTGGAAGGACGCCATGGCCAAGTGCCGGCGCATAGCGGACCACCTGGGAGTGCAGACATGA
- a CDS encoding DeoR/GlpR family DNA-binding transcription regulator, producing MLAERRHQMILRALRSGGPAAVTDLSEQLGVSAATIRRDLLKLEEEGLLTRVHGGAVVEEGDQPFAEVAGVRVAEKDALAVAAADMIEDGQSVLLDIGTTAYRLARQLHGRRLTVITSNLVVFEELADDTAVELVLLGGVLRREYRSLVGFLTEDNLRQLHADWLFLGTSGVRPSGQIMDTTVIEVPVKRAMIAASDQVVLLADAGKFPGTGMTKVCGPEDLDTVVTNAPSDSATCSVFEQAGVKVVRV from the coding sequence GTGCTGGCTGAACGACGACATCAGATGATCCTCCGCGCCCTGCGGTCCGGGGGCCCGGCGGCCGTGACCGACCTCTCCGAACAGCTCGGGGTCTCCGCCGCGACCATCCGGCGCGACCTGCTGAAGCTGGAGGAGGAGGGACTGCTCACCCGGGTGCACGGCGGCGCGGTCGTCGAGGAGGGCGACCAGCCCTTCGCGGAGGTCGCCGGAGTGCGCGTGGCCGAGAAGGACGCCCTGGCGGTGGCGGCCGCGGACATGATCGAGGACGGGCAGTCCGTGCTGCTGGACATCGGCACCACCGCCTACCGGCTCGCCCGGCAACTGCACGGCCGACGGCTGACCGTGATCACCAGCAACCTGGTGGTGTTCGAGGAGCTGGCCGACGACACCGCAGTGGAGCTGGTGCTGCTCGGCGGGGTGCTCCGGCGCGAATACCGCTCCCTGGTCGGATTCCTCACCGAGGACAACCTCCGCCAGCTCCACGCCGACTGGCTCTTCCTGGGGACCAGCGGCGTCCGTCCCAGCGGGCAGATCATGGACACCACGGTCATCGAGGTCCCGGTGAAACGGGCGATGATCGCGGCCAGTGACCAGGTGGTGCTGCTCGCCGACGCGGGCAAGTTCCCCGGCACCGGCATGACCAAGGTCTGCGGCCCCGAGGACCTCGACACGGTAGTGACCAACGCCCCCTCGGACTCGGCCACGTGCTCGGTGTTCGAGCAGGCCGGAGTAAAGGTGGTGCGGGTGTGA
- a CDS encoding phosphotransferase family protein: protein MGSRLAFGDGLRAELGSPRSSHRLGSSPRSRVWRVELAGTSAVVKQIVDGPDADERYAREVAALRLAARAETPIVPALLATDSGERVLVLEHVEHQRPADDWIVGYAAALARLHATARPEDAGTLPRWQGPNRADIDSFLGLAVALQVPVAPGVSDELDDLVHRLDQAPGHALLHGDPCPGNDLHTATGIRFIDFEQASLGSGLMELAYLRIGFPTCWCVTSAAEPLLERAEQAYRAAWRTATGAEIRDGLADACAGWLLRGDALVERAHRESDDHLARIPQRDWTWGTATARQRLVHRLRVVCELTAGHTSLSGVSRLTSDMRHRMLTRWPALQPVPTKRP from the coding sequence ATGGGGTCACGACTGGCGTTCGGGGACGGGTTACGGGCCGAGCTGGGATCACCCAGGAGCTCTCACAGGCTGGGCAGCAGCCCGCGCTCGCGTGTATGGCGCGTGGAGTTGGCAGGGACATCGGCGGTCGTGAAGCAGATCGTCGACGGCCCCGATGCCGACGAGCGATACGCCCGCGAGGTGGCCGCCCTGCGGCTCGCCGCCCGAGCCGAAACGCCCATCGTGCCCGCCCTGCTTGCCACCGATTCCGGCGAGCGGGTGCTGGTGCTGGAGCATGTGGAACACCAACGCCCGGCCGACGACTGGATCGTCGGCTACGCGGCCGCTCTGGCACGGCTGCATGCCACCGCCCGTCCGGAGGACGCCGGGACACTTCCGCGCTGGCAGGGCCCGAACCGGGCCGACATCGACTCCTTCCTCGGGCTGGCCGTGGCGCTCCAGGTTCCTGTGGCGCCCGGTGTTTCCGATGAACTCGATGACCTCGTGCACCGACTCGACCAGGCGCCCGGCCATGCCCTGCTTCACGGGGATCCCTGTCCCGGGAATGACCTCCACACCGCCACGGGGATCAGGTTCATCGACTTCGAGCAGGCGTCACTGGGCAGCGGTCTGATGGAGCTGGCCTATCTGCGGATCGGCTTCCCGACCTGCTGGTGTGTCACTTCGGCGGCCGAGCCGCTGCTGGAGCGGGCGGAGCAGGCCTATCGCGCGGCGTGGCGCACCGCGACCGGCGCCGAGATCCGGGACGGCCTGGCCGACGCGTGCGCCGGCTGGCTGCTCCGCGGCGACGCTCTGGTCGAGCGGGCACACCGCGAAAGCGATGACCACCTGGCCCGGATTCCGCAGCGGGACTGGACGTGGGGCACGGCGACAGCCCGGCAACGGCTCGTCCACCGGCTCCGTGTCGTCTGCGAGTTGACCGCCGGCCACACTTCTCTCAGCGGTGTGAGCCGCCTCACCAGCGACATGCGCCACCGCATGCTCACGCGCTGGCCGGCACTCCAGCCGGTCCCGACAAAGCGACCGTAG
- a CDS encoding 6-phospho-beta-glucosidase — protein sequence MKLTILGGGGFRVPLVYGALLADRSPGRVTQVTLHDLDAGRLGAVARVLAEQAAASPGGTARPEAGGAPTVSHTTDLDEALRGADFVFSAIRVGGLEGRAADERVALDHGVLGQETVGAGGIAYGLRTVPVAVDIARRVARLAPDAWVINFTNPAGLVTEAMSRHLGDRVIGICDSPVGLGRRVARALGADPDRAWIDYVGLNHLGWLRGLRVAGRDELPRLLADPEALGSFEEGKLFGPEWLASLGAIPNEYLHYYYFNREAVRAYREAEQTRGAFLRDQQARFYEVMEQGHAPALATWDRTRAEREATYMAANREAAGAGERDASDLESGGYEQVALALMRAIARDERTTLILNVRNRTTLGALDADAVIEVPCLVDASGAHPVSVDPLPGHATGLVCAVKAVEREVMNAADSGSRATAVKAFALHPLVDSVAVAHRLVDGYTRAHPGLAYLNRP from the coding sequence GTGAAGCTGACCATTCTCGGCGGCGGCGGGTTCCGGGTGCCGCTCGTGTACGGGGCGCTGCTCGCCGACCGCTCCCCGGGCCGCGTCACCCAGGTCACCCTCCACGACCTGGACGCCGGCCGACTCGGCGCCGTCGCCCGGGTGCTGGCCGAACAGGCCGCGGCGAGCCCGGGAGGCACCGCCCGGCCGGAGGCCGGGGGAGCGCCCACGGTGTCCCACACCACCGACCTCGACGAGGCGCTGCGCGGCGCCGACTTCGTCTTCTCCGCGATCCGCGTCGGCGGCCTCGAAGGCCGCGCCGCCGACGAGCGCGTCGCCCTGGACCACGGAGTCCTCGGCCAGGAGACGGTGGGCGCGGGCGGCATCGCCTACGGGCTGCGCACCGTCCCCGTCGCCGTCGACATCGCCCGGCGGGTCGCCCGCCTGGCCCCCGACGCCTGGGTCATCAACTTCACCAATCCCGCGGGCCTGGTCACCGAGGCCATGTCCCGCCACCTCGGCGACCGCGTCATCGGCATCTGCGACTCGCCGGTGGGCCTCGGCCGCCGCGTCGCCCGCGCGCTCGGCGCCGACCCGGACCGCGCGTGGATCGACTACGTCGGCCTCAACCACCTCGGCTGGCTGCGCGGCCTGCGCGTCGCCGGGCGCGACGAACTCCCGCGGCTGCTCGCCGACCCCGAGGCCCTCGGCTCGTTCGAGGAGGGCAAGCTCTTCGGCCCCGAGTGGCTCGCCTCCCTGGGCGCGATCCCCAACGAGTATCTGCACTACTACTACTTCAACCGGGAAGCGGTACGCGCCTACCGCGAGGCCGAGCAGACCCGCGGCGCCTTCCTCCGCGACCAGCAGGCGCGGTTCTACGAGGTGATGGAGCAGGGCCACGCCCCCGCGCTCGCGACCTGGGACCGCACCCGCGCCGAGCGCGAGGCCACCTACATGGCGGCCAACCGCGAGGCGGCGGGCGCCGGCGAGCGCGACGCGTCGGACCTGGAGTCCGGCGGCTACGAGCAGGTAGCGCTCGCCCTCATGCGCGCCATCGCCCGCGACGAGCGCACCACCCTCATCCTCAACGTCCGCAACCGCACCACGCTGGGCGCGCTCGACGCGGACGCCGTCATCGAGGTCCCCTGCCTGGTGGACGCGAGCGGTGCGCACCCCGTCTCCGTCGACCCGCTGCCCGGCCACGCCACCGGCCTGGTGTGCGCGGTCAAGGCCGTCGAGCGCGAGGTCATGAACGCCGCCGACAGCGGCTCGCGCGCCACCGCCGTCAAGGCGTTCGCCCTCCACCCCCTCGTGGACTCGGTCGCCGTCGCCCACCGCCTCGTCGACGGCTACACCAGGGCACACCCCGGACTCGCCTACCTGAACCGCCCGTAG
- a CDS encoding alpha-L-fucosidase: MAMRPWFPDAKFGIFIHWGIYAVDGVQESWSFFDGDVPHQTYMAQLDRFTAARYDPRAWADLFARAGARYAVLTSRHHDGVALWDTALGDLNVVRHTPAGRDLVAPYAEALRERGLKVGLYYSHSDWNHPDYASTRYEGRPPEQENNPYAEVPKEEEDLDAWARYLAYRDGQVNELTTRFRPDLLWFDGEWERTEEQWGIRELARLIRAEVPDCVLNARMLSEGDYATPEQGVPIEPPAGPWELCLTFNDSWGFQHHDHNYKTTTQLIRYFTETIGAGGNLLLSVGPKEDGTIPGEQVERLEGMGAWIARHADAVYGTVAGLPAGHHYGPSTLAADRRTLYLTLFDIPRSPIGVRGLVSPVRRVTVLGTGTELGHRVIGGLHEVPGVLWIDPPAAADLDDHATVLAVELDSELELYRGHGRA; this comes from the coding sequence ATGGCCATGCGACCGTGGTTCCCCGACGCGAAGTTCGGGATCTTCATCCACTGGGGCATCTACGCCGTGGACGGAGTGCAGGAGTCCTGGTCCTTCTTCGACGGCGACGTCCCGCACCAGACGTACATGGCGCAGCTCGACCGGTTCACCGCGGCGCGCTACGACCCCCGCGCCTGGGCCGACCTCTTCGCCCGCGCCGGAGCCCGCTACGCCGTGCTGACCAGCCGCCATCACGACGGCGTCGCCCTGTGGGACACCGCCCTCGGCGACCTGAACGTGGTCCGGCACACCCCGGCCGGCCGCGACCTCGTGGCCCCGTACGCCGAAGCCCTGCGCGAACGGGGGCTGAAGGTCGGCCTCTACTACTCGCACAGCGACTGGAACCACCCCGACTACGCCTCCACCCGCTACGAGGGACGGCCGCCCGAGCAGGAGAACAACCCGTACGCCGAGGTCCCGAAGGAAGAGGAGGACCTCGACGCCTGGGCCCGCTACCTCGCCTACCGCGACGGCCAGGTGAACGAGCTCACCACCCGATTCCGCCCCGACCTCCTGTGGTTCGACGGCGAGTGGGAGCGCACCGAGGAACAGTGGGGGATCCGCGAGCTGGCCCGGCTCATCCGCGCCGAGGTCCCGGACTGTGTGCTGAACGCGCGCATGCTCAGCGAGGGCGACTACGCCACCCCCGAGCAGGGCGTGCCGATCGAACCGCCCGCGGGGCCCTGGGAACTGTGCCTGACCTTCAACGACTCATGGGGCTTCCAGCACCACGACCACAACTACAAGACGACGACCCAGCTCATCCGCTACTTCACCGAGACCATCGGCGCGGGCGGCAATCTGCTGCTCTCCGTGGGCCCGAAGGAGGACGGAACGATCCCCGGCGAGCAGGTCGAGCGCCTCGAAGGCATGGGCGCCTGGATCGCCCGGCACGCCGACGCGGTCTACGGCACCGTCGCGGGCCTGCCCGCCGGACACCACTACGGCCCCAGCACCCTCGCGGCCGACCGCCGCACCCTGTATCTGACGCTCTTCGACATCCCGCGTTCGCCCATCGGCGTACGGGGCCTGGTGAGCCCCGTACGCCGGGTGACCGTCCTCGGCACCGGCACCGAGCTCGGCCACCGGGTGATCGGCGGCCTGCACGAGGTCCCCGGTGTGCTGTGGATCGACCCGCCCGCGGCCGCCGACCTCGACGACCACGCCACCGTTCTCGCCGTCGAACTCGACTCCGAGCTGGAGCTGTACCGGGGGCACGGCCGGGCCTGA
- a CDS encoding PfkB family carbohydrate kinase — translation MAEPPPPGERAPDATGPDVLVTGLLFYDLVMTGLGRPPAPGEEIWTQGMGCGPGGIANLAVAAARFGLTTSLATVFGDDFYGAYCRDILARQEGIDLALSRTAPGWNTPVTVSIAQGHDRALITHGQEPPYPQDELMASAPQARAAIAHLGTEPQAWIAKAAAAGTKIFADVGWDPTGAWSGELLDQLSRCHAFLPNEGEAMGYTRTGNARAALGKLADIVPVAVVTRGPHGALAVDQTTGEAADVAALDIDVVDATGAGDVFGASFTAATLAGWPLADRLRFAGLAAGLSVTRHGGALAAPGWHGIDQWWRTTGSRDPALRRTYGFLADRIPEDPGPAPHTTPVTPHTL, via the coding sequence GTGGCCGAACCTCCCCCGCCCGGGGAACGGGCTCCCGACGCCACGGGACCCGATGTCCTGGTGACCGGTCTGCTCTTCTACGACCTCGTGATGACCGGACTCGGCCGGCCGCCGGCACCGGGTGAGGAGATCTGGACCCAGGGCATGGGCTGCGGCCCCGGCGGCATCGCCAACCTCGCGGTCGCCGCCGCCCGCTTCGGCCTCACCACCTCGCTGGCCACCGTCTTCGGCGACGACTTCTACGGGGCGTACTGCCGCGACATCCTCGCCCGGCAGGAGGGCATCGACCTCGCGCTCTCGCGCACCGCACCCGGCTGGAACACGCCGGTCACCGTCTCGATCGCCCAGGGACACGACCGCGCACTGATCACCCACGGCCAGGAACCCCCGTATCCGCAGGACGAGTTGATGGCGAGCGCCCCTCAGGCACGGGCGGCCATCGCACACCTCGGCACCGAGCCCCAGGCGTGGATCGCGAAGGCCGCCGCCGCGGGCACCAAGATCTTCGCGGATGTCGGCTGGGACCCCACGGGGGCCTGGTCCGGCGAGCTGCTCGACCAGCTCTCCCGCTGCCACGCCTTCCTGCCCAACGAGGGCGAGGCGATGGGCTACACACGCACCGGCAACGCACGGGCCGCGCTCGGCAAGCTCGCCGACATCGTGCCGGTCGCCGTCGTCACACGCGGCCCGCACGGCGCCCTCGCCGTCGACCAGACGACGGGCGAGGCCGCCGACGTCGCCGCGCTCGACATCGATGTCGTGGACGCGACGGGAGCCGGGGACGTCTTCGGCGCGAGCTTCACCGCCGCCACCCTCGCCGGCTGGCCGCTCGCCGACCGGCTGCGCTTCGCGGGACTGGCCGCCGGCCTGTCCGTCACCCGGCACGGCGGCGCGCTCGCCGCACCGGGCTGGCACGGCATCGACCAGTGGTGGCGGACCACCGGCAGCCGCGACCCCGCACTGCGGCGCACCTACGGATTCCTGGCGGACCGCATCCCCGAGGACCCCGGTCCCGCCCCGCACACCACACCCGTCACCCCCCACACCCTGTAA
- a CDS encoding carbohydrate ABC transporter permease, with translation MTGVGAAPTLGAPADSGVRSAPARARSRSVLGYWRLYLAISPFYLLFLCFGLIPVGFSLYLSFHRWDGLGSMEYAGLSQYRYLLSDGQFWNSLTNTLIIWAIATLPMLFIALVTAVMLNSAVRFKNFYRFAYFLPNVTSVVAVAIIFTSIFSTNFGLANAVLQGLGLDQVAWLNTDWGIKISIAVLMTWQWTGYNALIFLAGLQTIPTELYEAARVDGAGPVQTFFRITVPMMRPIILFALVVSTVTGLQSFTEPQVLLANTNNTSTFAGGPGNSGQTMVLYFFQQSFDNNDFGYGAAIAWGIFLVVAIFSIVNWRLVQRGEK, from the coding sequence ATGACCGGAGTAGGTGCCGCCCCCACGCTCGGCGCGCCCGCCGACAGCGGTGTGAGATCCGCCCCCGCCCGCGCCAGGTCCCGCTCCGTACTCGGGTACTGGCGGCTGTATCTGGCGATCTCGCCCTTCTATCTGCTCTTCCTGTGCTTCGGCCTGATCCCGGTGGGCTTCTCGCTCTATCTCTCCTTCCACCGGTGGGACGGCCTCGGCTCGATGGAGTACGCGGGCCTGTCGCAGTACCGCTACCTCCTCAGCGACGGACAGTTCTGGAACTCTCTCACCAACACCCTGATCATCTGGGCGATCGCCACCCTGCCGATGCTGTTCATCGCGCTGGTGACCGCGGTGATGCTCAACTCCGCGGTGCGGTTCAAGAACTTCTACCGCTTCGCGTACTTCCTTCCGAACGTCACCTCGGTCGTCGCCGTGGCGATCATCTTCACCTCGATCTTCTCCACCAACTTCGGCCTCGCGAACGCCGTGTTGCAAGGACTCGGACTCGATCAGGTGGCCTGGCTGAACACGGACTGGGGCATCAAGATCTCCATCGCCGTGTTGATGACCTGGCAGTGGACCGGCTACAACGCGCTGATCTTCCTGGCCGGGCTCCAGACCATTCCCACCGAGCTCTACGAGGCCGCCCGCGTCGACGGCGCCGGGCCCGTGCAGACCTTCTTCCGGATCACCGTGCCGATGATGCGGCCGATCATCCTCTTCGCGCTGGTCGTCTCGACCGTCACCGGACTGCAGAGCTTCACCGAGCCGCAGGTGCTGCTGGCCAACACCAACAACACCTCCACCTTCGCGGGCGGCCCCGGCAACTCCGGCCAGACGATGGTCCTCTATTTCTTCCAGCAGAGCTTCGACAACAACGACTTCGGCTACGGCGCGGCCATCGCCTGGGGCATCTTCCTGGTCGTCGCCATCTTCTCGATCGTCAACTGGCGCCTGGTACAGCGCGGGGAAAAGTAG